In Paenibacillus sp. FSL M7-0420, a single genomic region encodes these proteins:
- a CDS encoding Gfo/Idh/MocA family protein: protein MTAGHRVVVAGCGAMANEWITYALKHADGIEIVALVDIRRESAQAMAERHGLTCPVFTEVEQAIADTAANLVFDVTVPASHYSIASSALEAGCHVFAEKPLAETMEQCNSIVSIAERTGRSHAVMQNRRYDPRIRSLRELITSGVIGRTGSISANFFLAPHFGGFRDAMDSPLLLDMAIHTFDQARYISGANPVSVYCQEFNPPGSWYAGNAAAVCIFEMSDGSVFCYQGSWCAEGVPTSWEASWRVQGEKGAAIWDGQVLPYAEVISAGSEHSGQFLHEFERIEAPEVQMEETFHQGCLDEMFRSLAEGRPAETDCRDNRYSMAMVLGALESARTGRKLSIAEFIEGAKLAGSKA from the coding sequence ATGACAGCAGGACATCGTGTGGTTGTGGCGGGCTGCGGGGCTATGGCTAATGAATGGATCACCTATGCACTGAAGCATGCTGATGGAATAGAGATTGTAGCACTCGTGGATATCCGGCGGGAGTCCGCTCAGGCCATGGCAGAAAGGCACGGGCTTACTTGCCCGGTATTTACTGAAGTGGAGCAGGCAATTGCGGATACAGCAGCTAATCTGGTATTTGATGTGACGGTACCGGCCAGCCATTACAGTATTGCCAGCAGCGCGCTTGAGGCCGGATGTCATGTATTCGCGGAAAAGCCGCTGGCGGAGACGATGGAGCAGTGCAATTCGATCGTCAGCATCGCTGAACGTACCGGCAGGAGCCATGCGGTGATGCAGAACCGCCGGTATGATCCGCGCATCCGTTCTTTGCGGGAGCTGATCACTTCAGGGGTTATAGGGCGGACAGGCTCTATCAGCGCGAACTTCTTCCTGGCTCCGCATTTCGGCGGCTTCCGGGATGCGATGGACAGCCCGCTGCTGCTGGATATGGCAATCCATACCTTCGATCAGGCCCGCTATATCAGCGGCGCTAATCCGGTAAGTGTGTACTGCCAGGAGTTCAATCCGCCGGGATCGTGGTATGCAGGGAATGCGGCGGCGGTCTGTATTTTTGAAATGTCGGACGGCTCCGTGTTCTGCTATCAAGGCTCCTGGTGTGCGGAAGGCGTGCCTACGTCCTGGGAAGCTTCTTGGCGGGTTCAAGGTGAAAAGGGCGCTGCTATCTGGGATGGCCAGGTTCTGCCTTATGCCGAGGTGATTAGTGCCGGGAGTGAACACTCCGGCCAGTTCCTCCATGAATTCGAGCGGATCGAAGCGCCGGAGGTACAGATGGAGGAGACCTTCCATCAGGGCTGTCTCGATGAAATGTTCCGTTCGCTTGCCGAAGGCCGTCCGGCCGAGACGGATTGCCGCGATAACCGCTACAGCATGGCCATGGTGCTGGGCGCTCTGGAGAGTGCGCGGACTGGCCGCAAGCTTAGTATTGCCGAATTCATAGAGGGCGCTAAGCTGGCAGGGAGTAAGGCGTAG
- a CDS encoding DUF421 domain-containing protein yields the protein MPEALEVVLRTLFAVVVMFFLTKILGKRQVSQLSFFEYITGITVGSLAAYISLDTDKTWHLGLIALGVWVACSLGIEYLQIKSKKARDFIDFKSTVLIKDGKILENNMKKERLSVDELLEELRKKDVFKVADVEFAIMESDGAINVLLTKENQPFTPKDLGIKVAPEKETLAVIMDGEILDEPLDTLNLSRKWLQTELEKLNLTVKEVFLGQVDSYGELTVDLYADNVKVPQPQDKPQLYALLKKCEADLELFGLSTKNKAAKQMYENCSEQLQALLQKLKPFIQN from the coding sequence ATGCCTGAAGCGCTGGAAGTTGTCCTGCGGACCTTATTCGCTGTGGTCGTAATGTTTTTTCTTACCAAGATACTCGGCAAACGGCAGGTTTCGCAGCTGTCTTTTTTTGAATACATTACGGGAATTACGGTGGGGAGCTTGGCGGCGTATATCTCGCTGGATACGGATAAGACCTGGCATCTGGGCCTGATTGCCTTAGGCGTCTGGGTTGCCTGTTCGCTGGGCATCGAATATCTGCAAATTAAGAGCAAGAAGGCCCGGGATTTCATTGACTTCAAATCGACGGTGCTGATTAAGGACGGCAAGATTCTGGAGAATAATATGAAAAAAGAGCGTCTGAGCGTCGACGAGCTGCTGGAGGAATTGCGCAAAAAGGATGTCTTCAAGGTGGCCGATGTGGAATTTGCGATTATGGAATCGGATGGTGCGATTAACGTGCTTTTGACCAAGGAGAATCAGCCCTTCACCCCGAAGGATCTGGGGATAAAGGTTGCACCGGAGAAGGAGACGCTCGCTGTGATTATGGATGGTGAGATTCTGGACGAGCCTCTGGATACGCTGAATCTGTCCCGGAAGTGGCTGCAGACCGAGCTGGAAAAGCTGAATCTGACCGTGAAGGAGGTTTTCCTCGGGCAGGTAGACTCTTACGGTGAGCTTACCGTGGATCTCTACGCTGACAATGTCAAGGTGCCGCAGCCGCAGGATAAACCTCAGCTGTATGCGCTGCTGAAGAAATGTGAAGCCGATCTGGAACTGTTCGGCCTGTCCACCAAGAACAAAGCAGCGAAGCAAATGTACGAAAATTGTTCAGAGCAATTGCAGGCGCTGCTGCAGAAGCTGAAGCCTTTTATCCAGAACTGA
- a CDS encoding AraC family transcriptional regulator, whose product MHNSNQLLLWDQAAIRLVDIRQMELAQGKALPAFIIPANIFLLSVQGSAQVQVDQAEFACTGFQLLHSGKGAALSIVSVNDKFIYYIIYYKALLHEANPFQSQYCFSPEAPLLLYNRIQQMHQKWDKPEERLQVKALFYQFVHLTLKELRLQEHKTEVRTTSVAVQVITYIQEYYAEPITLDSLAEVFNFSAYHLSSLFKEHTGISPIDYLIRYRLDLASELLMTTNASVGEIAASIGYQDVYYFSRIYKKRKGVAPAHHRNRELEQHKVAESPLNFPTSSISEYSADLYINNDNHYHNTDKGEIHMFKPTRSVAMAAILLCGSLLLSACSNGTNTAAKDSSSGNTNVNQATPAASEESPKTRIVSTPRGDIEVPAEPVKVAADQYMGHLLKLGIVPVGARTFMLDEGWMDKAEIPQETLERIEDLGEFPMNLEKLTMLEPDLIIGSIEDYVDQYEKIGTTVFLPYWEELSTAGPLDKFRRVASIFGKEQQAEEWIAEYEQKVVEARLKVSNVIKEGETVSIVQFAEKTVYVLAATGGNYGSSTIYEMLQLPPTESALHMKEGFESISLEVLPEYLGDYIFVYNGDAEITNQAMESDIWKSVPAVKNGKVFLYGDNYHDEFVMEDPYSLEQQLDTVVNLLLGTDK is encoded by the coding sequence ATGCACAACAGCAATCAATTATTACTTTGGGATCAGGCTGCAATTAGGCTGGTGGATATCCGGCAGATGGAGTTAGCACAAGGCAAAGCTCTTCCTGCGTTCATAATACCCGCCAATATATTCTTACTGTCGGTACAAGGAAGCGCACAAGTTCAGGTAGACCAGGCTGAATTTGCTTGCACAGGCTTTCAACTTTTACATAGCGGCAAAGGGGCGGCCCTAAGCATCGTTTCGGTTAACGATAAATTTATTTACTACATCATTTACTACAAAGCCTTGCTCCATGAAGCGAATCCTTTTCAATCGCAGTATTGCTTTAGCCCTGAGGCACCGCTTTTACTGTATAACAGAATTCAGCAGATGCATCAGAAATGGGACAAGCCGGAAGAGCGACTTCAGGTAAAAGCACTTTTTTACCAGTTCGTTCATCTGACGTTAAAGGAATTGCGCCTGCAAGAGCATAAGACCGAGGTCAGAACAACCTCTGTTGCAGTCCAGGTAATCACTTATATCCAGGAGTATTATGCGGAACCTATTACCTTAGATTCACTTGCCGAAGTATTCAATTTCAGTGCTTATCACTTGTCATCCTTATTTAAGGAGCATACAGGCATCAGTCCGATTGATTACTTAATCCGCTACCGGCTTGACCTTGCATCAGAGCTTCTAATGACAACTAATGCTTCTGTCGGGGAGATTGCAGCCAGCATCGGGTATCAAGACGTGTATTATTTCAGCAGGATTTATAAAAAACGAAAAGGTGTAGCCCCTGCTCATCATAGAAATAGAGAGCTGGAGCAGCACAAAGTTGCTGAAAGTCCATTAAACTTCCCCACATCCTCTATTTCTGAATATAGTGCGGATCTGTATATTAATAATGATAATCATTATCATAATACGGACAAAGGGGAAATACATATGTTTAAACCAACGAGATCTGTGGCCATGGCTGCTATCCTGCTGTGCGGCTCCCTGCTGCTCAGTGCTTGCTCCAACGGGACGAACACAGCAGCAAAGGATTCAAGCAGCGGGAACACTAACGTAAATCAAGCAACTCCGGCTGCCTCTGAAGAAAGTCCGAAGACACGGATCGTATCCACGCCAAGAGGAGATATTGAAGTACCCGCAGAGCCGGTAAAAGTGGCGGCAGACCAATATATGGGCCATTTATTGAAACTGGGCATTGTCCCCGTCGGGGCAAGAACGTTTATGCTCGACGAAGGCTGGATGGACAAGGCGGAGATTCCACAAGAAACACTCGAAAGAATCGAAGATCTGGGAGAATTCCCGATGAATCTGGAGAAATTGACCATGCTGGAGCCAGACCTCATTATCGGTTCCATCGAAGATTATGTTGACCAATATGAGAAGATCGGCACCACTGTTTTTCTGCCTTATTGGGAAGAGCTGTCAACGGCCGGACCGCTTGATAAATTCAGAAGAGTAGCCTCAATATTCGGAAAAGAACAGCAGGCAGAGGAATGGATTGCGGAATACGAACAGAAGGTTGTTGAAGCAAGGTTAAAGGTCTCTAACGTCATTAAAGAAGGCGAGACGGTATCCATCGTACAGTTTGCCGAAAAAACGGTTTATGTGTTAGCGGCAACGGGCGGAAATTATGGTTCCTCCACTATCTACGAAATGCTGCAGCTGCCTCCAACAGAAAGTGCCTTACATATGAAAGAGGGGTTCGAATCAATCTCGCTTGAGGTGCTTCCTGAATACTTAGGTGATTATATCTTTGTCTATAATGGCGATGCTGAGATTACAAACCAGGCAATGGAAAGTGATATATGGAAAAGTGTACCTGCCGTGAAGAATGGAAAAGTCTTCTTATACGGGGATAATTATCATGATGAATTTGTCATGGAGGACCCTTATTCTTTGGAGCAGCAGCTAGATACGGTTGTGAACTTGTTACTGGGGACAGATAAATAA
- a CDS encoding DUF1657 domain-containing protein: MTVASQVKTCVASLKSAQASLEQFAMETQNEEAKTLFTQAAEQTQQIVTQVEGRVTELEKEEPQYRGF, from the coding sequence ATGACTGTCGCCTCACAAGTCAAGACGTGCGTAGCATCGCTAAAAAGCGCCCAGGCCAGCCTGGAGCAATTCGCCATGGAGACTCAAAACGAGGAAGCCAAGACCCTGTTCACCCAAGCGGCCGAGCAGACCCAGCAGATTGTCACGCAGGTGGAAGGACGCGTAACCGAGCTGGAAAAGGAAGAACCGCAGTACCGGGGCTTCTAG
- a CDS encoding sugar phosphate isomerase/epimerase family protein, with translation MQDTLRIGTLVGGGDALRVIPQIIGHGFESFSLTFWQTTGTTDLAETAAQVRELAEEHDFTISSVGIFGNPLTGTGDNSDTVASWERLIDHAHLFGTDLVSGFTGRLPGVSIDESIPKFAEVFGELSKRAAERGVKIAFENCSMDGNWRAGDWNIAHNPTAWEKMFNAVNADNLGLEWEPCHQMVQLIDPIPQLRKWTDKIFHVHGKDATIAWDIIKEYGIHGPKPYVWHRTPGFGDTNWTDVISILRQAGYKGTIDIEGWHDPVYRDDLEMTGQVHALNYLKTCRGGSFIPNPV, from the coding sequence ATGCAGGATACATTAAGAATCGGAACACTGGTTGGAGGCGGGGATGCGCTCAGAGTCATTCCGCAGATTATTGGACATGGATTCGAATCCTTCAGCTTAACCTTCTGGCAGACTACAGGGACTACTGATTTGGCAGAAACAGCGGCACAGGTGCGTGAACTGGCTGAGGAGCATGATTTCACAATTTCTTCAGTCGGCATATTCGGGAATCCGCTTACAGGGACAGGCGATAATTCAGATACGGTAGCCAGCTGGGAACGGCTGATTGACCATGCCCATTTGTTCGGTACCGATCTGGTCTCCGGCTTCACCGGACGTCTGCCCGGCGTATCTATAGATGAGTCGATTCCGAAGTTCGCTGAGGTGTTCGGTGAGCTGTCGAAGCGGGCGGCGGAGCGCGGAGTCAAGATCGCTTTTGAGAATTGCTCGATGGATGGGAATTGGCGGGCAGGGGACTGGAATATTGCGCATAACCCAACAGCCTGGGAGAAAATGTTCAACGCGGTCAATGCCGATAATCTCGGCCTGGAATGGGAGCCCTGCCACCAGATGGTGCAGCTGATTGACCCGATCCCGCAGCTGCGCAAATGGACGGACAAGATCTTCCATGTCCACGGCAAGGACGCAACCATCGCCTGGGATATTATCAAGGAATACGGAATCCACGGGCCAAAGCCTTATGTGTGGCACCGGACGCCGGGCTTCGGGGATACGAACTGGACCGATGTGATCTCGATTCTTCGTCAGGCCGGGTATAAGGGAACGATCGATATTGAAGGCTGGCATGACCCTGTCTATCGTGATGATCTGGAGATGACCGGTCAGGTCCATGCACTGAATTATCTCAAAACCTGCCGGGGCGGCAGCTTCATCCCGAACCCGGTATAA